The region TCTCCATGAGGATCCTTCGGTAGGGCTTCTGGTAGTAGGACACCTTGACCATATAGACCTTCAGTTCCAGGCCGAAGAAGGCGCAGGCCATGGCCAGGGCCGAGCCCCACTGGCCGGCGCCGGTCTCGGTGGTCAGCCGACGGACGCCCTCGGCCTTGTTGTAGTAGGCCTGGGCCACAGCGGTGTTGGGCTTGTGGGACCCGGCCGGAGAGACGCCCTCGTACTTGTAGTAGATGCGGGCGGGGGTGTCCAGCGCCTGCTCCAGTCGCCTCGCCCTATACAGGGGCGTCGGGCGCCACAGCTTGTAGACGTCCCGCACCTCGTCCGGTATGGGCACCCACCGCTCGGCCGAGACCTCCTGCTGGATGAGGGCCTGGGGGAAAAGGGGGGCCAGGGCTTCAGGCGGCACCGGCTGGCCGCTGCGGGGGTCGATGGGCGGTGGCGGTGGGCCCATGTCGGCGACCACGTTGTACCAGTGGGTGGGCAAGTCCTTCTCGTCCAGTATGAACTTGTAGTTGTCCATGGCCTTCCTCCTGTGCCCTCGGTAATTGCGAGGCCCCTCGCCTCTAGGGGCGAGGGGCCTCCCGCGGTGCCACCCTAGTTCCCGCCAAATAGGCGGGCGCTCGTTACGGACGCGGCCAGCCTCGCTGGCTCGCGCGCCCTGGGCCGATAACGGTGCCCCTCCGTCCTGGCCTACTGAGGGCGACTGGCGCCCCGTTGGGCAGGCAGCTCCCGGGCCCATTCACCCGCCGCGGTGGCACCGGGCTCGCACCTACCCCCGGCTCTCTGGGCCCCGCTCTGCGGGCTACTATCCCCGTTCACAGCCTTTTCGTTTATGCGCTTGTGCCCAAAACTGTACCATTTCCTCTCGTCAGCGTCAACGGGCTGCGGTGTGGGCGTAAGGCCCCAGGCTCGACTGGCCGAAGGCCCGTCAGGGCCTTCGTGCACCCCTTGCGCCCCCTCGGGGCCTGTGCTACACTTGTGCTGGGCTAAGGGAGATTTGGACAGTCAAATGTTGCCAAAATACCGTTCCTCCGGCCCTCAGGAGGCCTGCACATGCCGCAAGCGCGCAAGGTAATATCTCGCGAGACGGGCATCGAGGAGAAGGAGTACAAGTGGGGATTCGTCATCCCGGTGCCCGCCGATGTGGCCCCCAAGGGCCTCAATGAGGACATCATCCGGCTCATCTCTCGCAAGAAGGAAGAGCCGGAGTGGATGCTGGAGTGGCGGCTGCGGGCCTACCGCTACTGGCGCTCCCTGAACTATGTGGAGCCCAAGTGGGCCAAGATCTACCATCCGCCCATCGACTTCCAGGACATCGTCTACTATGCGGCCCCTCTGTCCAGGGACGGAGACCGCCCCAAGAGCCTGGACGACATCGACCCCGAGCTGAAGCGGGCCTTCGACAAGCTGGGCATCCCCCTGGAGGAGCAGAAGCGACTGGCGGGTGTGGCGGTGGACGCTGTGCTGGACTCGGTGTCGGTGGCCACTACCTTCCAGAAGAAGCTGGAGGAGCTGGGCATCATATTCTGCCCCATCTCGGAGGCCATCCAGAAGCACCCCGAGCTGGTGCGCAAGTACCTGGGCTCGGTGGTGCCCTACACCGACAACTTCTACGCCGCCCTCAACTCGGCCGTCTTCTCCGATGGTACCTTCGTTTACGTGCCTCCCGGCGTGCGCTGCCCCATGGACCTGATGACTTACTTCCGCATCAATGAGGCCGAGGCGGGGCAGTTCGAGCGCACCCTCATCATCGCCGACCGCGGCTCATACGTGAGCTATCTGGAGGGGTGCACAGCGCCCATCCGCAAGAAGCACCAGCTCCACGCTGCCGTGGTGGAGCTCATCGCCCTGGAGGACGCCGAGATCAAGTATTCCACCCTCCAGAACTGGTATCCCGGCGACAAGGAGGGTCACGGCGGCGTTTACAACTTCGTCACCAAGCGGGGCATCTGCCTCGGCAGGAACTCCAAGATCTCCTGGACTCAGGTAGAGACAGGGTCGGCCATCACCTGGAAGTACCCGAGCGTCATACTGCGGGGCGACAACTCGGTGGGCGAGTTCTACTCGGTGGCCCTGGTCAACAACTACCAGCAGGCCGATACGGGCACCAAGATGATCCACATCGGCAAGAACACTCGCAGCACTATCGTGGCTAAGGGCATCTCGGCGGGCCACGGCCAGAACACCTACCGTGGCCTGGTCAAGATCATGCCCACTGCCGACGGCGCCCGCAACTTCACGCGCTGCGACTCCTTGCTCATCGGCAGCAAGTGTGCGGCCCACACGGTCCCCTACCTGGAGGTGCGCAACCCCACCGCGCGCATCGAGCACGAGGCCACCACGTCCAAGATCTCCGACGAGCAGCTCTTCTACCTGATGAGCCGGGGCATCCCCCAGGAAGAGGCGGCAGCGATGATCGTCACCGGGTTCGTGGAGCCCCTGGTGAAGGAGCTGCCGATGGAATACGCGGTCGAGATGAACCGGCTGATCCGCCTGCAGATGTCCGGCTCGGTGGGTTAACCCCATCGAGGTGCAGGAGGAGGTCGGGTGATCGGCGGCGCCCCGGCGGCGAATGATCGGCCGGGGCGCCCCGCACCCGGTGGCGGTTAATTGGGCTTAAGGCTTGCATCCCAGGGGGCACCTTTGATGCTCGCTTCAGGCGAATAAACGAGACAAGGCTGGATAAGCTCTCTAGGAGGTCCAAACCCACAATGGCGGAAGCGCACCTCGTTCGAGAAGCCCGGGGCATTGGCCCCGAAGCCTTTGAGGCGTTCCTGGGAACCCGCGAGGAGCCGGAATGGCTTCGTCAGGCCCGTCAGGAGGCCTGGCAGATCCTGCGCGAGACTCCGAAACCGGGGCCGGACGATGAGGCATGGCGGCGCACGGACATCCGGGCGCTGTCCATCGAAGATCTGGTGACCGTTATGGTCGGCGATGGTGTGACCCCGCCGGAGGAGATGCGGCAGATCGTAGAGCGGCGAGATGATCTCGCAGGGGGGCTATTGCTCTTCGACGGCCAGCCTGCCTTTCGTTGGGCGGACGAACGGCTGGAGCGTCGAGGGTTGATCTTCACAGATCTGCTCACTGCAGTGCGGGAGCATCAGGATCAGGTCGCCCCCTATCTGGACCAGGTAGTGCGGCCGGGGGATGGGTTCTTCGCGGCGATGAACGCCGCATTCTGGCGCAATGGGATTTTTCTCTATGTGCCGCGGGATCTGGAGATCCCGCTGCCTTTGCGGGCCGTGATTGGGCTGCAGGGTGCTCCTACGGATTTCTCCCGCATCCTGATCGTGGTAGAGCCAGGCGCCCAGGTTACTTTCATCGATGAACGCCTGGCCGACGACGCGATGGGGGCGGCGTTCCATAACGGGATCGTGGAGATCCATTTGAAAGAAAACGCCCGGCTGACCTATATCGCCCTCCAGAACTGGGGCCGCTATATGTGGAACTTCACCCACGAGCGGGCTTCCGTCGACCGCGACAGCACCCTCGATTGGGTGGTGGTCGGGATGGGCGCAGGGGTCACCAAGACCTTCCTGGAGGTCGACCTCGTTGGCCGCGGCGCTACCGCTTATATGTCGGGCGTCTTCTTCTTCGATGGACAGCAACATGCGGATTACGACACAGAGCAGGATCACATCGCGCCCCACACCAAGAGTGACTTGCTATACAAGGTCGCCCTCAAAGATCGCGCCCGCTCTGTCTGGCAGGGGATGATCCGCGCGCACCCGGGGGCCCAGAAAACCGACGCCTATCAGGCCAACCGCAACCTGATCCTCTCCCCGCACGCCCGGGCGGACTCCATCCCAGGCCTGGAGATCATGGCGAACGACCTGCGGTGCACCCACGGCGCGACGGTGGGGCAGATCAATGAGGAAGAGCTCTTCTATCTGATGTCCCGCGGGCTCTCCCGCGCGGTCGCCACCCGGCTGATCGTAGAGGGATTCTTTGCCCCAGTCCTGGATCGCATCCCGGTGCCGGATATTCGGCGCCAAGTGGACGCGATTATCCACCGCAAACTGGGCGTCCCGTCGGAAGAGGAGTTCTGATCGCAGGGGGATAAATTGATTTTTGGGTGGGCGAGGCCGCCTTCGGCGGCCTTGCCCACCCAAAATCCTTACGAAAACCTCGGGCAGTCTGCTGGAATCCACAGTATGAGTCTGTAAACCCAGGGGTTTGAGAGTAGTGGGGAGGATGGCCCCGC is a window of Dehalococcoidia bacterium DNA encoding:
- the sufB gene encoding Fe-S cluster assembly protein SufB; protein product: MPQARKVISRETGIEEKEYKWGFVIPVPADVAPKGLNEDIIRLISRKKEEPEWMLEWRLRAYRYWRSLNYVEPKWAKIYHPPIDFQDIVYYAAPLSRDGDRPKSLDDIDPELKRAFDKLGIPLEEQKRLAGVAVDAVLDSVSVATTFQKKLEELGIIFCPISEAIQKHPELVRKYLGSVVPYTDNFYAALNSAVFSDGTFVYVPPGVRCPMDLMTYFRINEAEAGQFERTLIIADRGSYVSYLEGCTAPIRKKHQLHAAVVELIALEDAEIKYSTLQNWYPGDKEGHGGVYNFVTKRGICLGRNSKISWTQVETGSAITWKYPSVILRGDNSVGEFYSVALVNNYQQADTGTKMIHIGKNTRSTIVAKGISAGHGQNTYRGLVKIMPTADGARNFTRCDSLLIGSKCAAHTVPYLEVRNPTARIEHEATTSKISDEQLFYLMSRGIPQEEAAAMIVTGFVEPLVKELPMEYAVEMNRLIRLQMSGSVG
- the sufD gene encoding Fe-S cluster assembly protein SufD, translating into MAEAHLVREARGIGPEAFEAFLGTREEPEWLRQARQEAWQILRETPKPGPDDEAWRRTDIRALSIEDLVTVMVGDGVTPPEEMRQIVERRDDLAGGLLLFDGQPAFRWADERLERRGLIFTDLLTAVREHQDQVAPYLDQVVRPGDGFFAAMNAAFWRNGIFLYVPRDLEIPLPLRAVIGLQGAPTDFSRILIVVEPGAQVTFIDERLADDAMGAAFHNGIVEIHLKENARLTYIALQNWGRYMWNFTHERASVDRDSTLDWVVVGMGAGVTKTFLEVDLVGRGATAYMSGVFFFDGQQHADYDTEQDHIAPHTKSDLLYKVALKDRARSVWQGMIRAHPGAQKTDAYQANRNLILSPHARADSIPGLEIMANDLRCTHGATVGQINEEELFYLMSRGLSRAVATRLIVEGFFAPVLDRIPVPDIRRQVDAIIHRKLGVPSEEEF